A single Theropithecus gelada isolate Dixy chromosome 7b, Tgel_1.0, whole genome shotgun sequence DNA region contains:
- the RAMAC gene encoding RNMT-activating mini protein, with protein MTDTAEAVPNFEEMFASRFTENDKEYQEYLKRPPESPPIVEEWNSRAGGNQRNRGNRLQDNRQFRGRDNRWGWPSDNRSNQWHGRSWGNNYPQHRQEPYYPQQYGHYGYNQRPPYGYY; from the exons ATGACTGACACTGCCGAAGCTGTTCCAAATTTTGAAGAGATGTTTGCTAGTAGATTCACAGAAAATGACAAGGAGTATCAGGAATACCTGAAACGCCCTCCTGAGTCTCCTCCAATTGTGGAGGAATGGAATAGCAGAGCTGGTGGGAACCAAAGAAACAGAGGCAATCG gTTGCAAGACAACAGACAGTTCAGAGGCAGGGACAACAGATGGGGGTGGCCAAGTGACAATCGATCCAATCAGTGGCATGGACGATCCTGGGGTAACAATTACCCACAACACAGACAAGAACCTTACTATCCCCAGCAATATGGACATTATGGTTACAACCAGCGGCCTCCTTACGGTTACTACTGA